One Lutzomyia longipalpis isolate SR_M1_2022 chromosome 4, ASM2433408v1 DNA segment encodes these proteins:
- the LOC129795282 gene encoding protein slit isoform X2 codes for MLGAPVRSVAPRMATRIFLVSLLVAWTAAEPAGYQSDTQISWASPLATLDIGSTRCPRLCTCTGETVDCSHRGLSQIPRRIPIDTERLDLQGNNITIIYESDLQHLPRLRILQLTDNQINTIEKNALQDLTRLERLRLNNNKLKTIPDNFLGSTANLLRLDLSHNSLTTIGRRIFRGAPSLRSLQLDNNEITCLDEQAFKGLTELEILTLNNNNLTTLPKDLFSGMARLRALRLSDNPFACDCHLSWLSRFLRSASRLAPYTKCHSPSQLKGQNVGDLHDSEFKCSGLAENAQMECGARSSCPHPCRCADGIVDCREKSLSSVPTSLPEDTTELRLEQNYITELPPRAFANYRRLRRIDVSNNNISRVAHDAFSGLKALASLILYGNKIKDLPSGVFKGLTSLQLLLLNANEINCIRKDTFRDLHSLSLLSLYDNNIQSLANGTFDSMKSIQTLHLAKNPFICDCNLRWLADYLHRNPIETSGARCEAPKRMHRRRIDVLRDDKFKCTNGDDYKTRHAGECRMDIECPTACHCERTTVDCSARGLKEIPRDIPLHTTELLLNDNDLGRIRSDGLFGRLPNLVKLDLRRNKIVSIERNSFEGASKIQDLVLAENKIPEIHNKMFLGLHNLKSLSLYDNAISCVMPGSFDYLTSLHTLNLGSNPFNCNCHLAWFSDWLKKRGLSGANPRCAAPAKVADVPLRELPHHEFKCTSDADQGCLGEDYCPPQCSCTGTVVRCSRNKLREIPKGIPAETSELYLESNEITMIHPDRISHLKGLTRLDLSNNQINMLSNYTFSNLSKLSTLIISYNKLQCVQRHALTGLKNLRVLSLHGNQISQIPDGSFSDLTAITHIALGSNPLYCDCSLKWLSEWVKLDYVEPGIARCAEPETMRDKLLLSTPASFFVCRGRVSNEILSKCDACYTFPCRNNAQCHPLPERQYECRCTPGYHGEHCEYMIDACYGNPCRHNSTCTVLEEGRFSCQCIPGYTGARCEINIDDCTENKCQNNGTCIDGVEGYTCACPAGFTGELCQKKIDFCTDTFNPCQNGAKCVDHFTHYTCDCPPGFRGDNCSDNIDDCLNHICQNGGVCVDGINDYSCKCPDDFTGKFCEGAPMVAMMYPQTSPCQQHECKHGVCFQPNPSSADYVCKCAPGYSGKRCEYLTSLSFIHNTSFVEMEPLRTKPEANVTIIFSTTQQNGILMYDGHMEHLAVELFNGRIRVSYDVGNYPVSTMYSFEMVSDGRYHMVELLAIKKNFTLRVNRGLARSIINDGSKDFLKLTTPMYLGGLPQDPGQHAFNHWHLRNITSFRGCMKEVWINHKQVDFGNAARQQKVTPGCGIADPEYEGEVDDVMQETPTILKQVDPCENHKCRRGGKCVPNSNAKEGYTCKCKSGAKGRFCEQAASTCRKEQVLEYYTENDCRSRQPLKYAKCVGGCGNQCCAAKIVRRRKVRMVCSNGVKYVKNLDIVRKCGCTKKCY; via the exons tGACCTGCAAGGGAATAACATTACCATCATCTACGAGTCGGATTTGCAGCACTTACCCCGGCTGAGAATACT CCAATTGACGGACAATCAAATTAATACAATTGAAAAGAATGCCCTTCAAGATTTAACACGATTGGAACGTCT ACGACTCAACAACAATAAGCTGAAAACAATACCAGACAACTTTTTGGGGAGCACAGCTAATCTTCTTAGACT GGATTTATCACACAATTCACTGACAACGATTGGCCGGCGGATATTCCGGGGTGCTCCATCCCTTAGGAGCCTCCAATTGGACAATAATGAAATCACCTGCCTCGATGAGCAAGCCTTCAAGGGGCTCACAGAGCTGGAAATTCT AACACTCAACAATAACAACTTGACAACACTGCCGAAAGATTTATTTAGCGGCATGGCGCGTTTACGTGCTCTTCGGCTGTCGGACAATCCATTTGCTTGCGATTGTCATCTATCTTGGCTCTCGAGGTTCCTGAGGAGTGCCTCACGTCTTGCACCGTACACCAAATGCCATTCACCGAGCCAATTGAAAGGACAAAACGTGGGTGACCTGCACGATTCAGAGTTCAAATGCTCAG gttTAGCTGAAAATGCTCAAATGGAGTGTGGAGCACGAAGTTCCTGCCCACATCCGTGTCGCTGTGCCGATGGTATTGTTGATTGTCGTGAGAAAAGTCTATCGAGTGTACCCACGTCACTTCCTGAAGACACCACTGAACT GCGCCTTGAGCAAAATTATATCACTGAATTGCCACCGAGAGCATTTGCCAATTATCGTCGTCTTCGGCGCATTGATGTGTCCAACAACAACATCTCCCGCGTGGCTCATGATGCCTTTAGCGGGTTGAAGGCTCTAGCCTCCTT AATTCTCTACGGGAATAAAATCAAAGATCTGCCCAGCGGAGTCTTCAAGGGTCTCACATCCCTGCAGCTGCTCCTTCTCAATGCCAATGAAATCAATTGTATACGAAAGGACACTTTTCGGGATTTGCACAGTCTGAGTTTGCTATCTCTCTACGACAACAATATACAATCACTGGCAAATGGTACTTTTGATTCCATGAAAAGCATTCAGACGCT GCATTTGGCAAAGAATCCATTTATATGCGATTGCAATTTGCGGTGGTTGGCCGATTATCTACATAGGAATCCCATTGAGACAAGTGGAGCCCGCTGTGAAGCCCCCAAGCGCATGCATCGACGTCGCATTGATGTTCTGCGAGATGATAAgtttaaat GTACAAATGGTGATGACTACAAAACACGCCATGCGGGGGAGTGCAGGATGGACATTGAATGCCCCACAGCGTGCCATTGCGAAAGGACAACAGTAGATTGCTCAGCAAGGGGTCTCAAGGAGATACCACGCGATATTCCCCTCCATACCACGGAGCTCCTGCTAAATGATAATGATTTGGGGAGGATAAGATCCGATGGGTTATTCGGGAGACTACCCAATTTGGTGAAATTGGATTTGCGACGCAATAAAATTGTTAGCATTGAACGGAACTCCTTTGAGGGTGCATCGAAAATTCAGGATCTCGTGCTGgcggaaaataaaattcccgaAATACACAATAAAATGTTCTTGGGACTGCACAACCTCAAGTCCCTTTCGCTGTACGATAATGCAATCTCCTGCGTTATGCCCGGATCTTTTGACTATCTAACATCTCTCCATACGCT aAATTTGGGATCAAATCCATTCAATTGCAACTGTCACCTGGCCTGGTTCTCCGATTGGCTAAAGAAGCGCGGATTGTCAGGCGCTAATCCACGCTGTGCTGCCCCCGCAAAGGTGGCTGATGTGCCCCTTCGGGAGTTGCCACATCATGAATTCAAGTGTACAAGTGATGCTGACCAGGGATGCCTCGGTGAGGACTACTGCCCACCACAGTGCTCATGCACGGGCACAGTGGTACGATGCTCGCGCAATAAACTCCGCGAAATACCCAAAGGCATCCCAGCTGAGACGTCTGAGTTGTATTTGGAGTCAAATGAAATTACAATGATTCATCCCGACAGGATAAGTCACCTCAAAGGCTTAACACGGCT GGATTTGAGCAACAACCAAATAAACATGCTGTCCAACTACACGTTCAGCAATCTCTCCAAGCTATCGACGCT AATCATTAGttacaataaattgcaatgcGTACAAAGGCATGCGCTTACTGGGCTGAAGAATCTTCGTGTCCTGTCCCTCCATGGCAATCAGATCTCTCAGATTCCGGATGGCAGCTTTAGCGACCTCACAGCAATAACTCACAT TGCCCTGGGCAGCAATCCGTTGTACTGCGATTGTTCCCTAAAATGGCTGTCGGAATGGGTGAAACTGGACTACGTGGAACCCGGGATAGCCAGATGCGCTGAACCGGAGACGATGCGTGATAAATTACTCCTTTCCACACCGGCCAGCTTCTTTGTGTGTCGCGGTCGTGTTAGCAATGAGATCCTTTCCAAATGCGATGCATGCTACACATTTCCGTGTCGCAACAACGCCCAATGTCATCCACTTCCGGAGCGACAGTACGAGTGCCGGTGCACCCCTGGGTACCATGGGGAGCACTGTGAGTACATGATTGATGCATGCTATGGGAATCCGTGCAGGCACAATTCCACGTGCACCGTGCTGGAGGAGGGACGCTTCAGTTGCCAATGCATCCCAGGGTATACGGGGGCACGGTGTGAGATCAACATTGACGATTGCACGGAGAACAAGTGCCAGAACAATGGGACGTGCATTGATGGTGTGGAAGGGTACACGTGTGCCTGTCCGGCGGGATTTACGGGTGAGCTGTGCCAGAAGAAGATTGATTTCTGCACGGATACCTTCAACCCCTGCCAGAATGGTGCCAAGTGTGTGGATCATTTCACCCACTACACGTGTGACTGCCCACCCGGCTTCCGTGGGGACAACTGTTCCGACAACATTGACGATTGTCTCAATCACATCTGCCAGAATGGCGGTGTGTGCGTGGATGGTATCAATGACTACTCCTGCAAGTGCCCAGATGATTTTACGGGGAAATTCTGCGAAGGTGCCCCCATGGTGGCCATGATGTACCCCCAAACATCCCCGTGTCAGCAGCATGAATGTAAACATGGGGTGTGCTTCCAACCGAACCCCTCAAGTGCGGATTATGTGTGCAAATGCGCTCCAGGCTACTCAGGGAAGCGCTGTGAGTACCTCACAAGTCTCTCTTTCATTCACAACACCTCCTTCGTGGAGATGGAACCACTGCGCACCAAACCCGAAGCAAATGTGACCATCATCTTCAGCACAACGCAACAGAATGGCATTCTCATGTACGACGGGCACATGGAACATTTGGCCGTTGAGCTATTCAACGGACGCATTCGCGTGAGTTATGACGTGGGTAATTATCCCGTCTCAACCATGTACAGCTTCGAAATGGTCAGCGATGGACGCTACCACATGGTTGAACTCTTGGCCATCAAGAAAAACTTCACCCTCCGCGTCAATCGTGGCCTCGCACGTTCCATCATCAATGATGGCTCAAAGGACTTCCTCAAGCTCACCACCCCAATGTACCTGGGTGGCCTACCACAGGACCCAGGGCAGCATGCCTTCAATCACTGGCACCTGCGCAACATCACGAGCTTCCGCGGATGCATGAAGGAGGTGTGGATTAATCACAAACAAGTGGACTTTGGCAATGCAGCGCGGCAGCAGAAGGTAACACCTGGCTGTGGAATAGCTGACCCCGAGTATGAGGGTGAGGTGGACGATGTAATGCAGGAAACACCAACAATACTCAAACAG GTGGATCCGTGTGAGAATCATAAATGCCGAAGGGGAGGAAAGTGCGTGCCAAACAGCAATGCCAAGGAGGGGTACACGTGCAAGTGCAAGAGTGGCGCAAAGGGACGCTTCTGCGAGCAAG ctGCTTCAACGTGCCGAAAGGAGCAGGTTCTTGAGTACTACACAGAGAACGACTGCCGCTCCAGGCAACCTCTCAAATATGCCAAATGCGTAGGAGGATGTGGGAATCAGTGCTGTGCAGCAAAGATTGTGCGAAGAAGAAAG GTTCGCATGGTGTGCAGCAATGGCGTGAAGTACGTGAAGAATCTCGACATTGTAAGAAAATGCGGATGTACGAAGAAATGCTACTGA
- the LOC129795282 gene encoding protein slit isoform X1 — translation MLGAPVRSVAPRMATRIFLVSLLVAWTAAEPAGYQSDTQISWASPLATLDIGSTRCPRLCTCTGETVDCSHRGLSQIPRRIPIDTERLDLQGNNITIIYESDLQHLPRLRILQLTDNQINTIEKNALQDLTRLERLRLNNNKLKTIPDNFLGSTANLLRLDLSHNSLTTIGRRIFRGAPSLRSLQLDNNEITCLDEQAFKGLTELEILTLNNNNLTTLPKDLFSGMARLRALRLSDNPFACDCHLSWLSRFLRSASRLAPYTKCHSPSQLKGQNVGDLHDSEFKCSGLAENAQMECGARSSCPHPCRCADGIVDCREKSLSSVPTSLPEDTTELRLEQNYITELPPRAFANYRRLRRIDVSNNNISRVAHDAFSGLKALASLILYGNKIKDLPSGVFKGLTSLQLLLLNANEINCIRKDTFRDLHSLSLLSLYDNNIQSLANGTFDSMKSIQTLHLAKNPFICDCNLRWLADYLHRNPIETSGARCEAPKRMHRRRIDVLRDDKFKCTNGDDYKTRHAGECRMDIECPTACHCERTTVDCSARGLKEIPRDIPLHTTELLLNDNDLGRIRSDGLFGRLPNLVKLDLRRNKIVSIERNSFEGASKIQDLVLAENKIPEIHNKMFLGLHNLKSLSLYDNAISCVMPGSFDYLTSLHTLNLGSNPFNCNCHLAWFSDWLKKRGLSGANPRCAAPAKVADVPLRELPHHEFKCTSDADQGCLGEDYCPPQCSCTGTVVRCSRNKLREIPKGIPAETSELYLESNEITMIHPDRISHLKGLTRLDLSNNQINMLSNYTFSNLSKLSTLIISYNKLQCVQRHALTGLKNLRVLSLHGNQISQIPDGSFSDLTAITHIALGSNPLYCDCSLKWLSEWVKLDYVEPGIARCAEPETMRDKLLLSTPASFFVCRGRVSNEILSKCDACYTFPCRNNAQCHPLPERQYECRCTPGYHGEHCEYMIDACYGNPCRHNSTCTVLEEGRFSCQCIPGYTGARCEINIDDCTENKCQNNGTCIDGVEGYTCACPAGFTGELCQKKIDFCTDTFNPCQNGAKCVDHFTHYTCDCPPGFRGDNCSDNIDDCLNHICQNGGVCVDGINDYSCKCPDDFTGKFCEGAPMVAMMYPQTSPCQQHECKHGVCFQPNPSSADYVCKCAPGYSGKRCEYLTSLSFIHNTSFVEMEPLRTKPEANVTIIFSTTQQNGILMYDGHMEHLAVELFNGRIRVSYDVGNYPVSTMYSFEMVSDGRYHMVELLAIKKNFTLRVNRGLARSIINDGSKDFLKLTTPMYLGGLPQDPGQHAFNHWHLRNITSFRGCMKEVWINHKQVDFGNAARQQKVTPGCGIADPEYEGEVDDVMQETPTILKQVDPCENHKCRRGGKCVPNSNAKEGYTCKCKSGAKGRFCEQGEDITETTDVAAASTCRKEQVLEYYTENDCRSRQPLKYAKCVGGCGNQCCAAKIVRRRKVRMVCSNGVKYVKNLDIVRKCGCTKKCY, via the exons tGACCTGCAAGGGAATAACATTACCATCATCTACGAGTCGGATTTGCAGCACTTACCCCGGCTGAGAATACT CCAATTGACGGACAATCAAATTAATACAATTGAAAAGAATGCCCTTCAAGATTTAACACGATTGGAACGTCT ACGACTCAACAACAATAAGCTGAAAACAATACCAGACAACTTTTTGGGGAGCACAGCTAATCTTCTTAGACT GGATTTATCACACAATTCACTGACAACGATTGGCCGGCGGATATTCCGGGGTGCTCCATCCCTTAGGAGCCTCCAATTGGACAATAATGAAATCACCTGCCTCGATGAGCAAGCCTTCAAGGGGCTCACAGAGCTGGAAATTCT AACACTCAACAATAACAACTTGACAACACTGCCGAAAGATTTATTTAGCGGCATGGCGCGTTTACGTGCTCTTCGGCTGTCGGACAATCCATTTGCTTGCGATTGTCATCTATCTTGGCTCTCGAGGTTCCTGAGGAGTGCCTCACGTCTTGCACCGTACACCAAATGCCATTCACCGAGCCAATTGAAAGGACAAAACGTGGGTGACCTGCACGATTCAGAGTTCAAATGCTCAG gttTAGCTGAAAATGCTCAAATGGAGTGTGGAGCACGAAGTTCCTGCCCACATCCGTGTCGCTGTGCCGATGGTATTGTTGATTGTCGTGAGAAAAGTCTATCGAGTGTACCCACGTCACTTCCTGAAGACACCACTGAACT GCGCCTTGAGCAAAATTATATCACTGAATTGCCACCGAGAGCATTTGCCAATTATCGTCGTCTTCGGCGCATTGATGTGTCCAACAACAACATCTCCCGCGTGGCTCATGATGCCTTTAGCGGGTTGAAGGCTCTAGCCTCCTT AATTCTCTACGGGAATAAAATCAAAGATCTGCCCAGCGGAGTCTTCAAGGGTCTCACATCCCTGCAGCTGCTCCTTCTCAATGCCAATGAAATCAATTGTATACGAAAGGACACTTTTCGGGATTTGCACAGTCTGAGTTTGCTATCTCTCTACGACAACAATATACAATCACTGGCAAATGGTACTTTTGATTCCATGAAAAGCATTCAGACGCT GCATTTGGCAAAGAATCCATTTATATGCGATTGCAATTTGCGGTGGTTGGCCGATTATCTACATAGGAATCCCATTGAGACAAGTGGAGCCCGCTGTGAAGCCCCCAAGCGCATGCATCGACGTCGCATTGATGTTCTGCGAGATGATAAgtttaaat GTACAAATGGTGATGACTACAAAACACGCCATGCGGGGGAGTGCAGGATGGACATTGAATGCCCCACAGCGTGCCATTGCGAAAGGACAACAGTAGATTGCTCAGCAAGGGGTCTCAAGGAGATACCACGCGATATTCCCCTCCATACCACGGAGCTCCTGCTAAATGATAATGATTTGGGGAGGATAAGATCCGATGGGTTATTCGGGAGACTACCCAATTTGGTGAAATTGGATTTGCGACGCAATAAAATTGTTAGCATTGAACGGAACTCCTTTGAGGGTGCATCGAAAATTCAGGATCTCGTGCTGgcggaaaataaaattcccgaAATACACAATAAAATGTTCTTGGGACTGCACAACCTCAAGTCCCTTTCGCTGTACGATAATGCAATCTCCTGCGTTATGCCCGGATCTTTTGACTATCTAACATCTCTCCATACGCT aAATTTGGGATCAAATCCATTCAATTGCAACTGTCACCTGGCCTGGTTCTCCGATTGGCTAAAGAAGCGCGGATTGTCAGGCGCTAATCCACGCTGTGCTGCCCCCGCAAAGGTGGCTGATGTGCCCCTTCGGGAGTTGCCACATCATGAATTCAAGTGTACAAGTGATGCTGACCAGGGATGCCTCGGTGAGGACTACTGCCCACCACAGTGCTCATGCACGGGCACAGTGGTACGATGCTCGCGCAATAAACTCCGCGAAATACCCAAAGGCATCCCAGCTGAGACGTCTGAGTTGTATTTGGAGTCAAATGAAATTACAATGATTCATCCCGACAGGATAAGTCACCTCAAAGGCTTAACACGGCT GGATTTGAGCAACAACCAAATAAACATGCTGTCCAACTACACGTTCAGCAATCTCTCCAAGCTATCGACGCT AATCATTAGttacaataaattgcaatgcGTACAAAGGCATGCGCTTACTGGGCTGAAGAATCTTCGTGTCCTGTCCCTCCATGGCAATCAGATCTCTCAGATTCCGGATGGCAGCTTTAGCGACCTCACAGCAATAACTCACAT TGCCCTGGGCAGCAATCCGTTGTACTGCGATTGTTCCCTAAAATGGCTGTCGGAATGGGTGAAACTGGACTACGTGGAACCCGGGATAGCCAGATGCGCTGAACCGGAGACGATGCGTGATAAATTACTCCTTTCCACACCGGCCAGCTTCTTTGTGTGTCGCGGTCGTGTTAGCAATGAGATCCTTTCCAAATGCGATGCATGCTACACATTTCCGTGTCGCAACAACGCCCAATGTCATCCACTTCCGGAGCGACAGTACGAGTGCCGGTGCACCCCTGGGTACCATGGGGAGCACTGTGAGTACATGATTGATGCATGCTATGGGAATCCGTGCAGGCACAATTCCACGTGCACCGTGCTGGAGGAGGGACGCTTCAGTTGCCAATGCATCCCAGGGTATACGGGGGCACGGTGTGAGATCAACATTGACGATTGCACGGAGAACAAGTGCCAGAACAATGGGACGTGCATTGATGGTGTGGAAGGGTACACGTGTGCCTGTCCGGCGGGATTTACGGGTGAGCTGTGCCAGAAGAAGATTGATTTCTGCACGGATACCTTCAACCCCTGCCAGAATGGTGCCAAGTGTGTGGATCATTTCACCCACTACACGTGTGACTGCCCACCCGGCTTCCGTGGGGACAACTGTTCCGACAACATTGACGATTGTCTCAATCACATCTGCCAGAATGGCGGTGTGTGCGTGGATGGTATCAATGACTACTCCTGCAAGTGCCCAGATGATTTTACGGGGAAATTCTGCGAAGGTGCCCCCATGGTGGCCATGATGTACCCCCAAACATCCCCGTGTCAGCAGCATGAATGTAAACATGGGGTGTGCTTCCAACCGAACCCCTCAAGTGCGGATTATGTGTGCAAATGCGCTCCAGGCTACTCAGGGAAGCGCTGTGAGTACCTCACAAGTCTCTCTTTCATTCACAACACCTCCTTCGTGGAGATGGAACCACTGCGCACCAAACCCGAAGCAAATGTGACCATCATCTTCAGCACAACGCAACAGAATGGCATTCTCATGTACGACGGGCACATGGAACATTTGGCCGTTGAGCTATTCAACGGACGCATTCGCGTGAGTTATGACGTGGGTAATTATCCCGTCTCAACCATGTACAGCTTCGAAATGGTCAGCGATGGACGCTACCACATGGTTGAACTCTTGGCCATCAAGAAAAACTTCACCCTCCGCGTCAATCGTGGCCTCGCACGTTCCATCATCAATGATGGCTCAAAGGACTTCCTCAAGCTCACCACCCCAATGTACCTGGGTGGCCTACCACAGGACCCAGGGCAGCATGCCTTCAATCACTGGCACCTGCGCAACATCACGAGCTTCCGCGGATGCATGAAGGAGGTGTGGATTAATCACAAACAAGTGGACTTTGGCAATGCAGCGCGGCAGCAGAAGGTAACACCTGGCTGTGGAATAGCTGACCCCGAGTATGAGGGTGAGGTGGACGATGTAATGCAGGAAACACCAACAATACTCAAACAG GTGGATCCGTGTGAGAATCATAAATGCCGAAGGGGAGGAAAGTGCGTGCCAAACAGCAATGCCAAGGAGGGGTACACGTGCAAGTGCAAGAGTGGCGCAAAGGGACGCTTCTGCGAGCAAGGTGAGGACATCACCGAGACTACCGATGTTGCTG ctGCTTCAACGTGCCGAAAGGAGCAGGTTCTTGAGTACTACACAGAGAACGACTGCCGCTCCAGGCAACCTCTCAAATATGCCAAATGCGTAGGAGGATGTGGGAATCAGTGCTGTGCAGCAAAGATTGTGCGAAGAAGAAAG GTTCGCATGGTGTGCAGCAATGGCGTGAAGTACGTGAAGAATCTCGACATTGTAAGAAAATGCGGATGTACGAAGAAATGCTACTGA